TGAATATACAATATGAACATATGACCCTGATAGCAAGCAACATTTAAAAAGTGAGATATGACAAGGTCAACACTTAATCAATTTGTATCAAAATGAATTTAAAAAAATTGTTGCTTGACTTAACAAACAACAATCGCTAAATAAATAAAATCGTTTATAACGCATTGAGTTGATATCTTATTCGTTAAAATAACGTTCGATGCGCCACAGAGGACGATTTTTTTATAGAAAGGTAGGTGTTTAAAATGTGAAAAAAAATTAAAAATTGGCGCGATAAAAATATTAGCAATAAAATTTTTTATTGATTTATTTTTATTTTAGTAATACCGTTTATGCTTGTATGTTTGATAAATTGTGCTTCGGCAATTATTATTATGTTTTTAAAATACCATACACTAGATTTTAAAAACTTTTATATTGCTTATGCTGATAAATACAGTTGGTTAATTTCAATTGTTTTGTTTATTATTGCATTCTTATTTTTCTTGTGATTTTATGTAAGTCATAAAATAGATAATATGGATAGTCCTAAAACAAAACAACAAAAATCAAACAAAGCAAGTGATAAAGAATTTAAAACATTACAGTTAAAAATGCTTGCGCTTAATAATAGGTATGGTATTCCAAAAAATAATTTAACTCAACATACTTTATTGGTTGGTACAACTGGGAGTGGTAAAACAACAACATTAATGTTTTTAGTAAAACAATTAACTCAAATATTTAAACAGACCACAATAATAATTGATGGTAAGGGGGATATTGATTTAATTAATAAAGTTAAACAACTAGACCCTAGTGCCTTTGTTTGAGAAATTGGTGGCACAACGGAATATAATCCGTTTGCGACAAAAGATAGTGTTGTATTATCTGATAAGATAATGTCGTTGTTTGATTTTTCCGAACCGCATTATGAAGCATTGGTAAATGATTATGTGTTGATTTTAACCGAAACATTAATTAATAAAAATATTGATTTAACATTAGAAAATATTATTAAATATTTTGATATTTCAGAATTAAAACAATTAATTAGTAAAAAAAACAGCAATTATGAATATTTAGAAAAAATCAATGAAGATGATATATTAGGTATGCGTTCGCGCTTGAATGTTTATCGCCAACAGTTAAAAATAAGTATCGGTATTAATAACAACTTATTAGAATTGATTACTAAACATAAAACGATTTTGTTTAGTATTAATTCGTTGATGTATCCCAAATTGGCGGGTTCTGTCGGAAAAATCATTATCCAAGACTTAAAAGAATTAACCACCCTAAAATCAGTTAATCAAAAAATTAACATTGTATTAGATGAGTTTAATGTCTTTGCAAG
The nucleotide sequence above comes from Spiroplasma melliferum. Encoded proteins:
- a CDS encoding Mob (plasmid), translating into MWKKIKNWRDKNISNKIFYWFIFILVIPFMLVCLINCASAIIIMFLKYHTLDFKNFYIAYADKYSWLISIVLFIIAFLFFLWFYVSHKIDNMDSPKTKQQKSNKASDKEFKTLQLKMLALNNRYGIPKNNLTQHTLLVGTTGSGKTTTLMFLVKQLTQIFKQTTIIIDGKGDIDLINKVKQLDPSAFVWEIGGTTEYNPFATKDSVVLSDKIMSLFDFSEPHYEALVNDYVLILTETLINKNIDLTLENIIKYFDISELKQLISKKNSNYEYLEKINEDDILGMRSRLNVYRQQLKISIGINNNLLELITKHKTILFSINSLMYPKLAGSVGKIIIQDLKELTTLKSVNQKINIVLDEFNVFASETIVNLINKSRSFNYQCFLSFQTINDLKTNNMNLTDTIFGNVSTIVCHNIKDPNTAEYVASVFGTQETEKLTRQLDFKNNTADMGSVRAVDEFIVHPNDLKTLKIGECYFKTTLSSGKLFIKKIAVDPTCLDGLIQHLNK